One genomic window of Cupriavidus sp. P-10 includes the following:
- a CDS encoding PA2169 family four-helix-bundle protein has translation MDNAQGQLVSTLNHLIEVGKDGELSCLTGAREVHDAEMRSILAGTAETCRNSVTELQALVSAMGAVPRDRGTMTGTMHRAWMEVMHIIAPHNDDAVLQLCEREEEAARREYRSALTKDMPEEIRSVVQRQYEGMQKYHERIHAMRGMQIH, from the coding sequence ATGGACAACGCTCAAGGACAACTCGTCTCTACCCTGAACCACCTCATCGAAGTCGGCAAGGACGGCGAACTCAGCTGCTTGACCGGCGCCCGTGAAGTGCATGATGCCGAGATGCGCAGCATCCTGGCAGGTACCGCCGAAACCTGCCGCAACTCGGTGACCGAACTGCAGGCCCTGGTCAGCGCCATGGGCGCCGTGCCGCGCGACCGTGGCACCATGACGGGCACGATGCATCGCGCCTGGATGGAAGTGATGCACATCATCGCGCCGCACAATGATGACGCGGTGCTGCAATTGTGCGAACGCGAGGAAGAGGCGGCCAGGCGCGAGTACCGCTCGGCGCTGACGAAAGACATGCCGGAGGAAATCCGCTCGGTGGTCCAGCGCCAGTACGAGGGCATGCAGAAGTATCACGAACGCATCCACGCCATGCGTGGCATGCAGATTCACTGA